A section of the Bacillus thermozeamaize genome encodes:
- a CDS encoding transcriptional regulator produces MELFNRVKELRARFNMTQTDLAKAIGVSRQTISLIERGDYAPSVVLALKMAEVFQEPVEAIFSLKKDSGKERTT; encoded by the coding sequence ATGGAACTGTTTAACCGGGTCAAGGAATTGCGCGCCAGGTTCAACATGACCCAAACGGACCTGGCGAAAGCCATCGGCGTCTCCCGGCAGACCATCAGCTTGATCGAACGGGGCGATTACGCACCATCGGTCGTCCTCGCATTGAAAATGGCCGAAGTGTTTCAAGAACCGGTAGAAGCCATTTTCTCCTTAAAAAAAGATTCGGGAAAGGAGCGAACCACTTGA
- the secA gene encoding preprotein translocase subunit SecA (functions in protein export; can interact with acidic membrane phospholipids and the SecYEG protein complex; binds to preproteins; binds to ATP and undergoes a conformational change to promote membrane insertion of SecA/bound preprotein; ATP hydrolysis appears to drive release of the preprotein from SecA and deinsertion of SecA from the membrane; additional proteins SecD/F/YajC aid SecA recycling; exists in an equilibrium between monomers and dimers; may possibly form higher order oligomers; proteins in this cluster correspond SecA1; SecA2 is not essential and seems to play a role in secretion of a subset of proteins), whose protein sequence is MRWFDSNAREVKRLAKVVEKINRLESEMRSLRDEELRAKTDEFRERLAKGETLDQLLPEAFAVVREAASRVLGMRPFDVQLMGGIVLHQGKIAEMKTGEGKTLVATMPAYLNALTGEGVHVVTVNEYLAQRDSEQMGQVYRFLGLSVGLNLHDMSPEEKQAAYAADITYGTNNEFGFDYLRDNMVLYKEQIVQRPLAFAIVDEVDSILIDEARTPLIISGQAAKPTDLYYAAARLAKQLKRDEDYTVDEKAHSVMLSETGADRVERFFGIDNLYSNENMLYNHHITQALKAKELMKRDRDYVVVEGEVVIVDEFTGRMMPGRRYSDGLHQAIEAKEGLQVKRESMTLATITYQNYFRMYRKLAGMTGTAKTEEEEFRKIYGLDVVVIPTNKPMIREDLPDVVFQTEAAKFRAVVKEIVRRHRKGQPVLVGTTSIENSERLSQMLKREGIPHQVLNAKYHAQEAAIIARAGEKGAVTIATNMAGRGTDIKLGDGVAELGGLHILGTERHESRRIDNQLRGRAGRQGDPGSSQFFLSLEDDLMRKFGSDTIKSMMGRLGLDEDEPIESRMVTRAIESAQKRMEANNFEQRRLVLQYDDVINQQREVIYKQRREVLERESLKDVILKMADAVISRLLERYCPASEVPEDWDLQGLVSEAERLFLKPGRLSPDSLKRKEEPEIREMLLSEVRAQYDEKEQELGESLMREFEKVVLLRTVDTQWMEHMDAMDQLRQGIHLRGYAQNDPLREYQFEGFAMFEEMIRRIEESTVQQIMKSEVTQNVRREAVAVAQPVSPDAVPAAGTGTDGQPPKRQPIRVGPKIGRNQPCPCGSGKKYKHCCGAS, encoded by the coding sequence TTGAGGTGGTTTGATTCAAACGCACGCGAAGTGAAGCGTCTGGCCAAGGTGGTGGAGAAAATCAACCGCCTGGAGAGCGAAATGCGCTCTTTGCGGGATGAGGAATTGCGGGCGAAGACGGACGAGTTCAGGGAGCGGCTGGCGAAGGGAGAGACGCTTGATCAGCTCCTGCCGGAGGCGTTTGCCGTCGTCCGGGAAGCAGCAAGCCGGGTGCTTGGGATGCGCCCCTTTGACGTGCAGCTGATGGGCGGGATCGTCCTGCACCAGGGGAAGATCGCGGAGATGAAGACCGGCGAAGGGAAAACGCTCGTGGCCACCATGCCTGCCTACCTCAATGCGCTTACAGGAGAAGGCGTGCACGTTGTCACCGTGAACGAATACCTGGCACAGCGTGACAGTGAGCAGATGGGACAGGTCTACAGGTTTTTGGGCCTCTCGGTGGGCCTGAACCTTCACGATATGAGTCCGGAAGAGAAACAGGCGGCCTATGCGGCTGACATTACGTATGGAACCAACAACGAATTCGGCTTTGATTACTTGCGGGACAACATGGTCCTGTATAAAGAACAGATCGTTCAGCGGCCGCTGGCCTTTGCGATTGTCGACGAGGTGGACAGCATCCTGATCGACGAAGCGCGGACGCCGCTGATCATCTCCGGGCAGGCAGCCAAGCCGACCGACCTGTATTATGCCGCCGCCCGTCTGGCCAAGCAGCTGAAGCGGGATGAAGATTATACCGTGGATGAAAAGGCCCATTCGGTGATGCTCAGCGAGACCGGCGCCGACCGGGTGGAGCGGTTTTTCGGCATCGACAACCTTTACAGCAACGAAAACATGCTCTACAACCACCACATTACACAGGCCCTCAAGGCCAAGGAATTGATGAAGCGGGATCGGGACTACGTGGTGGTGGAAGGCGAAGTGGTGATTGTGGACGAGTTTACCGGCCGGATGATGCCGGGGCGCCGTTACAGCGACGGGCTGCACCAGGCGATTGAGGCCAAGGAGGGCCTGCAGGTCAAGCGGGAAAGCATGACGTTGGCCACGATCACCTATCAGAACTACTTCCGGATGTACCGCAAGCTGGCCGGGATGACCGGAACGGCCAAGACGGAGGAAGAAGAATTCCGGAAGATCTACGGGCTGGATGTGGTGGTGATCCCCACCAACAAGCCGATGATCCGGGAAGATCTGCCGGACGTGGTTTTCCAGACCGAGGCCGCCAAGTTCCGGGCGGTGGTCAAGGAGATCGTCCGGCGGCACCGCAAGGGGCAGCCGGTGCTGGTGGGAACCACCTCGATTGAAAACTCGGAGCGCCTTTCCCAGATGCTCAAGCGCGAAGGAATTCCCCATCAGGTGTTGAATGCCAAGTACCATGCCCAGGAAGCGGCGATCATTGCGCGGGCCGGAGAGAAAGGCGCGGTGACGATCGCCACCAACATGGCCGGGCGGGGGACGGACATCAAACTGGGAGATGGGGTGGCGGAACTCGGAGGGCTCCATATCCTGGGAACAGAACGGCATGAGAGCCGCCGGATAGACAACCAGTTGCGAGGACGGGCGGGACGTCAGGGTGATCCCGGCTCTTCGCAGTTTTTTCTCTCGCTCGAGGATGACCTGATGCGCAAGTTTGGCTCTGACACCATCAAGTCGATGATGGGTCGCCTCGGCCTGGATGAGGATGAGCCGATTGAGAGCCGGATGGTGACCCGGGCCATCGAGTCGGCGCAAAAGCGGATGGAGGCCAACAACTTTGAACAGCGCCGCCTGGTCCTGCAATATGATGACGTGATCAACCAGCAGCGGGAAGTGATTTACAAACAGCGCCGGGAGGTGCTGGAGCGGGAGTCGCTGAAAGATGTGATTCTCAAGATGGCGGATGCGGTCATTTCCCGATTGCTGGAGAGGTACTGTCCGGCCAGTGAGGTGCCGGAGGACTGGGATCTGCAAGGACTCGTCTCCGAGGCGGAACGGCTCTTTCTCAAGCCCGGGCGCCTGAGCCCGGATTCCCTGAAGCGCAAGGAGGAGCCGGAGATTCGCGAGATGCTCCTGTCAGAGGTGCGTGCGCAGTACGATGAGAAGGAGCAGGAACTGGGCGAGTCGCTGATGCGGGAGTTTGAAAAAGTGGTGCTGCTCCGCACGGTGGATACCCAGTGGATGGAGCACATGGATGCCATGGATCAGCTGCGCCAGGGCATCCACCTGCGCGGTTATGCCCAGAACGATCCGTTGCGGGAGTACCAGTTTGAAGGATTTGCCATGTTTGAGGAGATGATCCGCCGGATCGAAGAGTCGACGGTGCAGCAGATCATGAAGTCCGAAGTGACGCAGAATGTGCGGCGGGAAGCGGTGGCGGTGGCGCAGCCGGTGTCGCCGGATGCGGTCCCGGC